The following are encoded together in the Oncorhynchus masou masou isolate Uvic2021 chromosome 5, UVic_Omas_1.1, whole genome shotgun sequence genome:
- the LOC135540032 gene encoding rootletin-like isoform X2, with amino-acid sequence MSDTENSNTDSKLESVIQRLEESVLSEEKRLTVRGASPEDPPTCLPARVREIVTKNLNESPPGAMSSVMSVQEENRVLQVELGRLEDLLAHSRADRDELAIKYSAISERLEQALRLETGDGERDSPESRSQAQQNMDLRRRLDEEQAAYKRKLTAYQEGQQRQAQLVQKLQAKVLQYKKRCGDLEQTLVEKSSELEQHRLSGRCDMSSNSHHRDEEDPCGDLENALIRLEEEQQRSSSLSAVNAMLREQLEQAGLANEALSQDIRRLTADWSKSREELEQRESDWRREEESFHSYFSSEHSRLLSVWRQVVGFRRQVCELKSATERDLSDMRNELARASHSVQSSCSGLSSTLRSREGGAALALEREVALRGQLELQLRERVAEMMSLQTRTDAERAELNARLSDAVREVERLKSQSEEKDRDVASLTKRLEEQSGNDETDMQVMRAHTETLLDTLRDIAQTVLSDGDSSSEADQENTGAPLLALLHGSSPHRSSSPWGSTSPRRYSSLATVPEASLSALRSAVNSRHLQLQEVRGRLSSAQSSVQLLRRQLAEAESAKREAEQRSQTLHGERDGVQREKDTTQRERDRLKQDRDTLASEKVAVEKAAQAALIKAQILQMDCEKLQQAVTSAQRERDHEREEKVDALQERDRAKAETDRVQKQWEQSESRASVQRGELSTVRESHHQAEVERQLLEGEKTQLTEALARAESSNAELSLLVNKLHSEEAALRDSLAKMGSMNEGLAQDKSDLNSIISQLEEEKAYLQAQKHEAEQEKMTIRDELVRLEQDRLELDSARLALHQSLQESELSRVGMEAELQSLRADRVKLQDKVTQLCGEVSSLGAELGMARGEEQRQGVALEEVGRGRAELVRERAGLVVQLTASERENATLTEELAAFRSEREALETSLFEVQQQLVQLEFRREQLEAENQSLRLLRETTTAELRRVRADGENVLAQSEREREALSQALTTTQQESQQALHTAITDHQEEAERLTAEKEALRRSLEFEQEGALRQVRQEAEEQLLRAERDREDLKDEVRSLQHDRDQSLLQAETEKQQMLSQKEAEKAVLSERVSILQAELGTATLELDRLAREAAHYKEQERATVGALTSELLELRSQLEEAGSVHERELHRLQENSSDLQTHTDAALKELEECRASLSASEESRDQVRRDMLEMDRRLNQTRDTGEGYRRDGVELRRTLTDVTKERDTLSLSNTQLRETLRSAETERISVKRQCEEKEQRLAVLEESLSSAQREVMELRSCLREVERSRLEARRELQELRRQVKVLDGEKEQKGREVAELQTRLSLEEQREEERGREIFSLKQKLAEADTARTSIKKELSILQRRLTESESGWRGCERELTAQLQDARGCEKKLQDEARNLSLRAQTSQDSLTQSSLQLSEAQGRLAATEVELARAEAGRRELEFRLGSLQSALTRTLGIGAGGRRSASGGRGRSPRGSPPAASYSSITRPRSLSPLRCSLSPPKDFGGSTPDNTLGCSRPISPEQGDTPLPMPLPELDPETLRCGLRDFLQELREAQRDRDEARCQLGALQRELEEVTGERDSAQNRLSQLHNTLQECQEGKRGVDGRLSSTQAMLQQQEETARRGERERRTLTDRVKELERALQTAETEKKHTQDQLSKQRAGEVRLEAERRRLREALEVAEARGTRVELGRRSLEGELQRLKLSLGDREAENQATQERHDALVKQVAEGESCVASLQREVDRLSQALSKAQEGEVCLREKNQSLSQSLQEATVAHSATQGRLVALQKTLGLAEQDRRHLQERVDGARASLTDGKRGMTALTERVQSLQTELTQSDLRRGELEAELAHTQEALRQRSASLTEAQRSAQSAQTERVSAEERLRGLQRAVAVLETEKKDAERQAVRLEKDKNALRNTLDKVERQKLKTEEGSMRLSAEKGRLDRSLTTAEQELQDAQRQIALLQAQLAEMEQSHNVSESSVRQRDEVMREAERLRVAQREAERTLAARERAHRHRVKGLEEQVSTLKEQLQQEMRRRQPSLPTSLMSGGN; translated from the exons AGGCTGGAGGAGAGTGTGTTGTCTGAAGAGAAGAGGCTGACAGTCCGAGGCGCCTCCCCTGAAGACCCACCTACGTGTTTACCTGCACGAGTCCGGGAGATCGTTACCAAGAACCTCAACGAGAGCC cACCAGGAGCCATGTCCTCCGTGATGTCTGTCCAAGAGGAGAACCGGGTGCTGCAGGTAGAGCTGGGAAGGCTGGAGGATCTGCTGGCCCATAGCAGGGCAGACCGAGATGAGCTGGCTATCAAATACAGCGCCATCAGCGAGAGG CTAGAACAGGCTCTCCGCCTGGAGACGGGTGACGGGGAGCGGGATTCACCCGAGTCTCGCAGCCAGGCTCAGCAGAACATGGACCTGCGCCGGCGTCTGGACGAGGAACAGGCAGCCTACAAGCGTAAACTCACAGCCTACCAGGAGGGCCAGCAAAGACAGGCTCAGCTGGTGCAGAAACTGCAGGCCAAG GTCCTGCAGTACAAGAAGAGGTGTGGAGATCTAGAGCAGACTCTAGTGGAGAAGTCCTCGGAGCTGGAGCAGCACAGACTGAGT GGTCGTTGTGATATGTCCAGCAACAGCCACCATCGAGACGAGGAGGATCCATGCGGCGACCTGGAAAATGCTCTCATCCGGTTGGAGGAGGAGCAGCAAAG GAGCAGCAGTCTGTCTGCAGTGAACGCCATGCTGAGAGAGCAGTTGGAGCAGGCAGGACTGGCCAATGAGGCACTCAGCCAGGACATACGCAGACTCACTGCTGATTGGTCCAAATCCAGGGAGGAGCTGGAGCAGAGGGAGTCTgattggaggagggaggaggaa TCTTTCCACAGTTATTTCAGCAGTGAGCACAGTCGTCTGCTATCCGTGTGGCGACAGGTGGTGGGCTTCCGTAGACAGGTCTGTGAGCTGAAGAGCGCCACAGAGAG GGACCTGTCAGACATGCGTAACGAGCTGGCCCGGGCCTCCCACTCTGTCCAGTCATCCTGCTCCGGCCTGTCCTCCACGCTGCGCAGCCGGGAGGGAGGGGCGGCTCTGGCCCTGGAGCGGGAAGTGGCGCTGCGGGGGCAGCTGGAGCTGCAGCTTAGAGAACGGGTGGCTGAAATGATGAGCCTGCAGACCAGGACTGACGCTGAAAGGGCTGAGCTCAAcgccag GCTGTCAGATGCAGTGCGAGAGGTGGAGAGGCTGAAGAGCCAGAgtgaggagaaagacagggacgTGGCCTCACTGACCAAGAGACTGGAG GAGCAGAGTGGCAACGATGAGACAGACATGCAGGTGATGAGGGCTCATACTGAAACACTACTGGACACACTGAGAGACATTGCCCAG ACTGTCCTATCCGATGGGGACTCGTCATCAGAAgcagaccaggagaacactggGGCTCCTCTATTGGCTCTTCTCCATGGCTCCTCCCCTCACCGCTCCTCATCACCATGGGGATCCACCTCTCCCAGGCGTTACTCCTCGTTGGCCACCGTCCCAGAGGCCAGCCTGTCAGCTCTGCGGTCTGCTGTCAACAGCAGACATCTCCAGCTGCAG GAGGTCCGAGGGCGTCTCTCCTCTGCCCAGTCATCAGTACAATTGCTGCGCAGGCAGCTAGCAGAGGCGGAATCAGCCAAGCGGGAGGCGGAACAGCGCAGTCAGACCCtgcatggagagagggatggagttcagagagagaaggacaccacacagagagagagagaccgtctgaAACAAGACAGGGACACACTGGCTAG TGAGAAGGTGGCTGTGGAGAAGGCAGCCCAGGCAGCTCTGATCAAGGCCCAGATTCTGCAGATGGACTGTGAGAAGCTGCAGCAGGCCGTGACGTCGGCCCAGAGAGAAAGGGAtcacgagagagaggagaaggtggacgCGCTGCAGGAGAGAGACCGGGCCAAGGCAGAGACCGACAGAGT TCAGAAGCAGTGGGAGCAGAGTGAGAGCCGGGCGTCTGTCCAGAGAGGGGAGCTGTctacagtgagagagagtcaCCACCAGGCAGAGGTGGAGAGGCAGCTGCTGGAAGGAGAGAAGACCCAGCTCACTGAGGCGTTGGCCCGG GCTGAGAGCAGTAATGCAGAGCTCTCTCTGCTGGTCAACAAGCTTCACTCTGAGGAGGCTGCCCTCCGAGACTCTCTGGCCAAGATGGGCAGCATGAATGAGGGCCTGGCCCAGGACAAgtctgacctcaactccatcatcAGCCAG CTTGAAGAGGAGAAGGCCTACCTGCAGGCCCAGAAACATGAAGCGGAGCAGGAGAAGATGACCATCAGAGATGAGCTCGTCCGATTGGAACAGGACAGGCTAGAGTTGGACTCCGCCCGCCTCGCCCTCCACCAGTCCTTGCAGGAGTCTGAGCTGAGCAGGGTGGGGATGGAGGCGGAGCTTCAGAGCCTCAGGGCCGATAGAGTGAAGCTGCAGGACAAAGTCACTCAG CTGTGTGGCGAGGTGAGCTCTCTGGGGGCGGAATTGGGCATGGCCCGCGGTGAGGAACAGAGGCAGGGCGTGGCTCTGGAGGAAGTAGGGCGGGGCCGGGCGGAGCTGGTCAGGGAGAGGGCGGGGCTGGTGGTCCAGCTGACTGCATCGGAGAGAGAGAAcgccacactaacagaggagttGGCCGCATTCAG GTCAGAGCGGGAGGCCTTGGAGACCAGCCTGTTTGAGGTGCAGCAGCAGCTGGTTCAGCTAGAGTTTCGCAGAGAGCAGCTAGAAGCAGAGAACCAGAGCCTGCGGCTACTCAGGGAGACCACCAccg CGGAGCTGAGGCGTGTGCGCGCGGATGGGGAGAATGTGCTGGcgcagagtgagagggagagagaagcttTGAGCCAGGCCCTGACTACCACCCAGCAGGAGTCCCAGCAGGCCCTCCACACCGCCATCACTGACCaccaggaggaggcagagagactgACCGCTGAAAAG GAGGCCCTGCGTCGCAGTTTGGAGTTTGAACAGGAGGGGGCACTGCGACAGGTCAGACAGGAAGCAGAAGAGCAGCTCCTCAGAGCCGAGAGAGACCGGGAGGACCTGAAAGATGAAGTGAGGAGTCTGCAGCATGACAGAGATCAGAGTCTGctacaggcagagacagagaaacaacaG atgttGTCCCAGAAGGAGGCAGAGAAGGCGGTGCTGTCTGAGAGAGTGTCCATCCTGCAGGCAGAGCTGGGTACTGCAACCCTGGAGCTGGACAGACTGGCCAGAGAGGCAGCACATTacaaagaacaggagagg GCCACAGTGGGAGCTCTGACCAGTGAGTTACTGGAGCTTCGCTCTCAGCTGGAGGAGGCTGGCAGTGTTCATGAGCGGGAGCTGCACCGGTTGCAGGAGAACAGCTCTGACCTGCAGACACACACTGATGCTGCCCTCAAAGAG CTGGAGGAGTGCAGAGCTTCTCTCTCAGCCAGTGAGGAGAGCCGAGACCAGGTGAGGCGGGACATGCTGGAGATGGACAGGCGCCTCAACCAAACCCGTGACACCGGGGAAGGGTACAGAAGGGATGGGGTAGAGCTACGGCGCACCCTCACTGATGTCACCAAGGAGAGAGACACTCTCAGCCTATCAAATACCCAGCTGAGGGAGACTCTGAGAAGTGCAGAGACTGAGAGAATCAG tgtgaagCGTCAGTGTGAGGAGAAGGAGCAGCGGCTGGCTGTTCTGGAGGAGAGCCTGTCATCTGCACAGAGAGAGGTGATGGAGCTCCGCAGCTGtctgagagaggtggagaggtcaCGGCTGGAGGCCCGGAGAGAGCTGCAGGAGCTACGCAGACAG GTGAAGGTACTGGATGGAGAGAAGGaacagaaagggagggaggtgGCTGAGTTGCAGACGCGTCTCTccctggaggagcagagagaggaggagagagggcgggagaTCTTCTCTCTCAAACAGAAGCTGGCCGAGGCTGACACAGCCAGGACTTCCATCAAgaaagag ctgTCCATCCTCCAGAGGCGTCTGACAGAGTCAGAGTCAGGCTGGCGGGGATGTGAGAGGGAGCTGACGGCCCAGCTTCAGGATGCCCGGGGCTGTGAGAAGAAGCTCCAGGATGAGGCCAGGAACCTGTCCCTGCGGGCCCAGACATCCCAGGACTCCCTCACTCAATCCAGCCTGCAGCTCAGCGAGGCCCAGGGCCGCCTGGCTGCCACCGAGGTAGAGCTGGCCCGGGCCGAGGCCGGACGCAGGGAGCTAGAGTTCCGCCTGGGCAGCTTGCAGTCGGCACTGACCCGTACGCTGGGTATTGGGGCAGGGGGCCGGAGAAGTGCCAGTGGGGGCAGGGGCAGGAGCCCCAGAGGGAGCCCCCCAGCAGCATCCTACAGCAGCATTACACGTCCCCGCAGCCTCTCGCCTCTACGCTGCTCACTTTCACCCCCAAAAG ATTTTGGAGGCTCGACCCCTGACAACACATTGGGCTGCTCAAGGCCTATCTCCCCAGAGCAGGGTGACACCCCCCTCCCCATGCCCCTGCCTGAGCTGGACCCTGAGACACTGCGCTGCGGCCTCAGAGACTTCCTCCAGGAGCTCCGAGAAGCTCAGAGAGACCGG GATGAGGCTCGCTGCCAGTTGGGGGCGCTACAGAGAGAGTTGGAGGAGgtgacaggggagagagactcCGCCCAGAACCGCCTCTCTCAGCTACACAACACACTGCAGGAGTGCCAGGAGG GTAAGCGTGGTGTTGACGGGCGTCTGAGCTCCACCCAGGCCATGCTCCAGCAGCAGGAGGAGACGgcaaggaggggagagagggagaggagaacccTCACTGACAGAGTCAAGGAGCTGGAGAGAGCCCTGCAGACTGCCGAGACagagaaaaaacacacacag gaCCAGTTGAGTAAGCAGCGTGCGGGCGAGGTGCGTCTGGAGGCTGAGCGGAGGCGTCTGCGGGAGGCCCTGGAGGTTGCCGAGGCCCGGGGGACCAGGGTGGAGCTGGGGAGACGCAGCCTGGAAGGGGAGCTGCAGAGACTCAAACTGAGCCTGGGGGACAGGGAGGCCGAGAACCAGGCCACCCAGGAGCGCCATGATGCACTAGTCAAACAG GTGGCGGAGGGGGAGAGCTGTGTGGCGTCGCTCCAGAGAGAGGTGGACAGGCTGAGCCAGGCTTTGTCTAAAGCCCaggagggagaggtctgtctcAGAGAGAAGAACCAGAGCCTTTCCCAGAGCCTCCAGGAGGCCACCGTTGCCCACAGCGCCACCCAGGGGCGCCTTGTCGCACTGCAGAAGACCCTGGGGCTGGCCGAGCAGGACCGCAGGCATCTACAG GAGCGAGTGGATGGAGCGCGGGCGTCCCTGACGGATGGGAAGAGAGGCATGACGGCCCTCACTGAGCGCGTCCAGAGCCTACAGACTGAGCTGACTCAGAGTGACCTGAGACGAGGAGAGCTGGAGGCAGAGCTGGCTCACAcacaggag GCCCTGCGTCAGCGGTCTGCCAGTCTGACAGAAGCCCAGCGCAGTGCCCAGTCTGCCCAGACAGAGAGGGTGTCTGCAGAGGAAAGGCTGCGCGGGCTGCAGAGGGCCGTGGCCGTGctggagacagagaagaaggatGCAGAGAGACAGGCCGTCCGCCTGGAGAAGGACAAAAACGCACTGAGAAATACACTGGACAAG GTGGAGCGTCAGAAGCTAAAGACGGAGGAGGGCAGCATGCGTCTGTCTGCAGAGAAAGGCCGTCTGGATCGCTCCCTCACCACCGCAGAGCAGGAACTACAGGAcgcacagagacagatagcactgttacag